The Theileria equi strain WA chromosome 2 map unlocalized gcontig_1105316255037, whole genome shotgun sequence genomic sequence CCTAAACCCGTTCAACCTGTCGAACAGCCAAAGGTGGTTCCACAGGATTCAGCTCATAAAGGAGTAGTTCATGTTGATCAACAGGAGAATAAACCAGAGACAACTCCTGAAGGTAGGCAGGAACAAAAGCCAGCTACAAATCTCCAGGGTGGTGTCTCAGCAAGAGCAAGATGGGAAGCAACAGGAGCTCCTACTGGTCAGCCAAAAGAGCCCACTTCCATAGCTGATTTCAAATCCAAGGTAGACTCTACCCTCTTTAATCTAGAGGAGGCAGAGGAGGATAATGTTAAAGTTCTAAATCTAAAGGCAAAACTTGATACCAAAGTTACTAAACTTACTTATGGAGAAGATAAAGTTTGGGAAGATAGATGGAGTCCATTTTCCTCTGCTATCTTGTATctggatggagaaaagCCTACTCTTGCCGTTATAAAGACCAAGGACTCAGTGATCTATAGATACCATAATGGtaagaagtggaagaatggcAGAGAAGGTACTCATAAAACTAGACTCAAGAAGCTAAAGGAGAAGTATGAACCTGTTGATAAACCCGTATGACTTCATAGTCCTGAATCCACTGAGCCTAAGGTCTATAAAAAAGTCCCCAATGATGGATCTACCGCTAGTCAGTCTTCTAGTGAAGAATATCTAGATACTCAgttgaaaaggatggtagTACTCTAGATATTTCTAAGCCAGAAAGTCAAAGTTAGAGCTTGTGGAGTAAGTTACAGAGGATTAAGGCCAAAGGGTGCCTTTCATATATCCTCAGTTATGGACTCTGGAGTCATTCTCTGGGAGTTTACAGTGGTAACAAATCTCAGGGTCAATTCTTTGAGAAACTAAATGGAGCATGAGCAATGTAGATAAGAGCGGTTTTGACAACAGGATGGATTAACTCAAGGTTTAACCCAGTAATATTCCCATTAATTTCACCCATTTACGCGTGGTATAATTTGCCAATAGGCAATTGGTATTATCAGTAATTCCTATGCATACTTGTCTTTCATGTCTATACACCCCTTCTCTCAAGATTCTATACGTTTTGCGTATCCGAATTGCACGCTTTATGCGGGGAGTAGATGAATGAAGAACCCACTATTCACCTCTAGACACTCCCAGTTTCACAACACTCCCCGCAAAACTTCTCTTAGTCGTGCGTGCAGTGAATACTCCTACTCTTCCATACACTCCATTCTCGTCTCTATGGTGATAATTTAGGCTCATTTAGTCGTATGTCCTTCATTGAGCTCATGTTAGtcactcatcctccctctGACTAAAGAATATGATCGGACAATTCACTGGGTTCGCCACTTCTCTTCTACtcactaggctaatagagtctccatcactcttccactcgttacactcattccatagtgatctactacctagtctctgacgtcggtaggtcattcttccttccgttttactccagtaatgaccttaatcctactcttccttaggctcctgttagtcgctcaggctcctatactaaagtaCAGTCGGAGTAACCACCTAGTCTCCGACATCGGTGGGTATTACTACCTCCGGTAGTACTGGAAAGTCCGTCTACTGCCATCTCCAGACAGAGGCCAATCTTCCCTCGGGTCAGCCAGCCTTTGGTCCTGGACCCAGGGAAGCAGACTGCTGCCATCCTTAGACCTAAAAGATGCTCATTTAGTGGACAATCCGGCGATTTGGCGGGCGAAATCCGAGAGCACCCCTTTACACGAGATTCTGGGCGTGCATCCTGAAAGTGGTCTTTTCCGTCCAAAAGTCGCCACTTCAGGGGAAATTTCCGGCGTTTTTGTGAAACTAAATGATGCATCTGAAATACAGTCTTGCCATCGTGTATTTGGCGATCCAGGTACGTTTTGCCTTGTCCAGCGGTGCCGCAAGGCGCTCGCTAGACGAAACGTGGAATCTAGAGCGGAAAACGCTAAATAGTGAACATTTACAACAGATTTGACACTGTAGAGGCAAATGTGTTGATGAACAATGGAGATTTAGAGGCCGTTGGACTTTGAGCTGCATAAGGGAcgggtacctagaagaatgtggTACAGGggaaaatgatggagaggtacctagaagCTTAGCCTCGGGTACACTGGGGAGTTCCTATGGTTACCCTTTTTGGATGATTGGAATGGACATGGAGGATGTTTTGTGTGTAGAAGAGGAAATTTGCACTGGATAATGGCCTTTGTCCTAGCATGCACGGGATGTGGTTGTCTATAGACATAGAGGGAGAGATATATAATGGGTTACTGTGGAAGAACGATGGAGAGTGTATacagtataggagcttgTGTATTCACAAGGTTCTttggatagtctctctgacagtgagctacttgtgagggaggatgaatgaatggtatatggaggaatgacTATACGGTGCTATGACATAATTTGAAGTAAGGTAGAATTATGAATGCCTACTACTATATACATACATAAGAAGTGTCCAAAAGGAGAAAACAGTGGTCACGGGACTGAAGAATGCCCAAAACATCACCGCCACTATAATGTTTCTCTAACTAATGTATACAATCCCCCTGAGGATCCAAAATATAGAGTATGTAGGCGTAAGAGGAATGGTATAAATATCCATAGCCTAAGATATGGTGAAAGCGATCTTATTGATGCAGACGGATCTAAACTTATCGGTAACCGCAGGATAAATGAGTTATCCGTATACTACAGTGCAACATATGATAGCGATGATGAGGAAATAGAGAGACCTTTAGCATTGAGATTTAGGGAATACGAAACCAATACATACCACTGGTATGAAAACAAGGGAGATCCTTCAAATACTATATGGAATGCGATACCAGGTGAAGAACCACTTTACGGTGACGGTAAGCCAACTCCAGCATTTAAAGGGAGGTTAGATCATCTAACTTGTCAACTCCATAATCTTTATTCTGtcgatatttttaaggGTAGTAATTACCGTTGTCCTGTTTGCCACAGTGAAGATACTAAAGTCACTGTTTATAGGGAAAGTTTTGCTAATGGATATACTAAATACAAGCATGAGTACAAAACTAAACCGGACTCTGTTAAGTATAACAATGCTATTCTTAAATATAGAGACCCTGAAGATGACAATGGAGAAAGTACCAACGAATACAAGCTCATTCCACTTAGCGAGCACATTCATAACCTCTTcgtctactactgggacCAAGATAGGGAGCATAAGAGACCCCTACTTATGGAGGTTGGTGTCTTTGGTACCATGCCAGTTTCTCTTGGCAATGATGGGAAACCATACAACAGAGAGTGGACTACGATAGGTGATCATGAACCAGGAGAACCTGTATCTGCAGACACTCTTCATGAACAAAAGTGCAGACTTTTCAGACCTGTAGATATAAACATCTCTGAGAAAGGACCATATGCTAACAAGTATTGCGAAGAGAGAAGCTCTAAGAGGGGAGGATGTCCTCAGACTATAGAAGTTACTAATTACCCTATATCTAGCTTAAAAAACTATACTGCCAAGAAGCACACCTATGGCGGGGAAGGAGATAATAAGAATTTTACCGTCACTGATTTCAAAGGTGGTCCCAAGGTACCCTTTCCAATATTTGATGTTACGGAAGTGGTGGTCTTCCTTACAGAGTGTAATCAACCTCTCCTGGTCTATGTTAAGAGTAGTGATGATGGAAAGACTCATAAGTGGTATAGTAGGGCAAAGAAAGATAATGGTGCTAATAGATGGGAAGAGAATACTGAGCTTAAAGGTAGGGATCCACATGAAGTTTCTAAGGATGATACCCTTAAAACTGCTCTGGAAGGTATTAAGAGTGGATTAGAACTTGGTTGTTCGGATGAGCAGAAACAGAAACTAAATAAGGCTAAAGCGCAACCTCCTCCGGTTGCTAAAGTTAGAGCTACAGCTAAAGAATGCACTATTGAAAAACTATTGGAAAAGGCTGTAGGAGATATAGTTTCTCTACTAGATGATTCAGCTGCACTTGGTACATTTGGGTTAGGCGCAGCTCTTGCGTTTTCAGACGCTCTTCTTACTAGCAAAGGATCTAAAGATATTGGTGAAAAAGAACCTGAAACTCCTCCTTTTGCTGAAAAACTAAGATCTCAAGCTGAATCTTCTGAGGAAAGAGAGAGTGAAAATGGTTCTAGAGGTATTGGTGGACATGCCAGTAGAGAAGCTAAATCTACTACCCGAGGGGATTCTTATCCTGGACCTTTATCTCCACCACCTCCAATTCCTCCTACTCCATCGGTAACTTATTCGGAGACTTACATTGAGGAACATGGTAACACTATAAAACATAATATGTATGGAAATTTTGTTGAGGAATATTATAATACTGTGGAACCGAATCTACATGGATATAGCCCTGCTTTTGAAATTGATGAGACGGATCCTCCTGTTACTACCGTTGAAATTAATGAGAAAGCTGAAGTTATTGTTCCAATCGACGTATCCTACCCTCCAAAAACTGTTTCTACTCCTCCTGGATTAGAAGACCCTTTTGCTGGACATGCTCCTAAAGGCTATTCTATTCCTCCAGACCATCAAGAACATGCTGATTCTACTTCTACTGGAGATATCGAACAAAGAAAAACACCTAAAGAGGCTGGAGGAGAGCAAGATGGAGAACCACAGTCGCAAGTATAAGATGCTCAGGTTAGACCCACTAAACCTCCTGCTCAACTTCAACCTGAAACTCTTTCTCCTCCTCTTCAATATTCTGAAACTTCTGGTCCTGGCTCTCCCGGACTTGGTGGTGGTTCTGGTTCTAATCCTCAAGATATTAAGACTACCATCTCTGTAACTACAGGGATTCTTACaacttctgccttggcttgttttgcaggTCATAAGTTCTATACGAAATATAAGGGATATCCATGGATACCTGTGGTTACTTTAATGGAATAATGCTATGGAGTTAGAGATACTCTGAGGGGCTAAAGCTGGAATTGTCACTGGAACTATAGGAACATCTTGGACAGGTACTAGTGTTACCACATGGAAAGGAACCTGTTATACTATAGACACCACTAAAAGCTGCATTCTAAAACATTCTCCCATTTTCACCAGGAATTATGCACATCAAAGGTCCACTAGCATTCTGAATACTCCACGAGCCGAATACATAGCCTTTACACAATCGCTCGGCTACAGAATATATCCACAGTAACCTCAACAATACATCTATACACAAACATTTAGGCCATTCTCTCAAACAGGGTAACAATCCAAATCGACCAAACTGCAAACAACACTAGATATGGACCGCATAAAGTTTTGGTAAGGAGAATCTCGACTGGAGGACCACTAACTGCATGTGAACACTTACTTCAGACTAGCAGAACCAAGGGTCCAAGCCAGTTTACGGTTGCTGCAGTAACGTCAGGAGGCAGGCCACTTTTGAACTTCGAACCTCCAACTTCGCAAACCGTGTATTCTGTATATGTCTATTTCAAGGGAGACTTCGAGGATCCTGTTATGATAAAGATTCTTAAATTCTCTCCAGATAGAGCCTATTGTTATTTCAAGACTGAATTGACATCTGAATGGAGGGAACTGAGCGATGAGGTGCAGGGATTCCCACCGTCCATGACTCCAGTAATGCCATCCTGGATTCAATTTGCATCTGTTTCATATAGTCCAGTCACTAGAATGTTGCAACTGGTGAATGAAGCGACAAAAAACGGTAAACTAGATGAGAAGAACAAATCAGCCTTCATTCTTCAAGATGCAAAGTGCCTTGAGAATTTTATGAAGATCGATACGACAAAGACGGAGAATTATTCAGGGATATATACATGTCATTTGAATGTGGAAGTAAAGAGGGAACCAGCACCAGATGGCTATTTTGGATATTCACATAAACCACAGAAGAAATTTGGTGTTTCTGGTATACTTCACGCCATGCCTCTTCCTATTAATATTGCAGTTGAAGATGTGAAGACAGCGGTTGTTTACTACTGGGGAAAGGACGTTAATTTGATAATGCCAGTTATGGTAGTGCTCAATGTTGTGGCTGAGAAGAGGCTCAAAAGATCGATATTGTATACATACAGCACAGTTTACGTTGAGAATTTGGAAACAAGATGGTCACTGGTCCAAAAGGAGGTAAAACTCACGGATAGGGAACTAAAGGCCAGACTGGATACTCTAAACTGCTCGCTCCATAAGCAGGTTAATATAAATGCATCAATGAAAGATGGATACAAAAGCACTTTTGGATCATGTAGCGTTGACATAGAAGTCACCACTGATTTTTACGGTtcatttgaaaaggttacTCATTCCGCTGGTGGAGCGTTCTGGTTGACTTCTATTTCCCAGGGCGTAAAACCATTTTCTGGTCTAGACATACCAGATACTCCAGTTTCTAATGTATCCTTTTACTTTTGGGGTAATGATCCTATACTTGTTGAGGTGACAAGAGGAGCAGAAGTGTCCTACTTTAGACATGTTGAGGGAACTCGGTGGGATGACATTGACGCCGCCGATCTAAGGGATACACTGGAGACCCTTGCACGTGACAGGGCACCTTCTTTTGTTCTAAATATGGCGGAAAGAGACTCTTATGAGATCGCTGGAGCGATTGTTGCTGTAAAGACTATAAAGGTGGAGGACTATACACAGTTTAAGCACACACTTCAAAGCAGGGACTCCTTCAAAGTTTCTGGATTAACCCACAGTGGAGTATCCATAAGCTTAGAGGAGCTCTCTAAGGAATTGAGAGAGCCATGTATTCAGGTCTCcgcctattactggaacGATAATATGGAAACACCCCTCCTCATCGAATTTGAAACTGCGTCTGGAAAGTTTTATTTAGGCTTGGCATCTGGAGGAGCATCTCTAGAACCAACTTGGAGAAAAGAGCCACGCGTATCCGGTAGAATAACAAACACACTCGCAGAGATCAACTGCAGGGTGAATCGCGTATACATCTTTGATGCCTTGCAAACAGAAGATTACGATTCATCATGTGTGCATGTTACTGTAAATCAGAC encodes the following:
- a CDS encoding hypothetical protein (encoded by transcript BEWA_037080A), producing MLQLVNEATKNGKLDEKNKSAFILQDAKCLENFMKIDTTKTENYSGIYTCHLNVEVKREPAPDGYFGYSHKPQKKFGVSGILHAMPLPINIAVEDVKTAVVYYWGKDVNLIMPVMVVLNVVAEKRLKRSILYTYSTVYVENLETRWSLVQKEVKLTDRELKARLDTLNCSLHKQVNINASMKDGYKSTFGSCSVDIEVTTDFYGSFEKVTHSAGGAFWLTSISQGVKPFSGLDIPDTPVSNVSFYFWGNDPILVEVTRGAEVSYFRHVEGTRWDDIDAADLRDTLETLARDRAPSFVLNMAERDSYEIAGAIVAVKTIKVEDYTQFKHTLQSRDSFKVSGLTHSGVSISLEELSKELREPCIQVSAYYWNDNMETPLLIEFETASGKFYLGLASGGASLEPTWRKEPRVSGRITNTLAEINCRVNRVYIFDALQTEDYDSSCVHVTVNQTRDPKDPLGYTRYMHSVATDSFTVGKIVGVSFPGITFPIPGVTRIYIFLPDSGDKPILLYVEKLDKIYSQWSGDNDEPVNGSHHEGYLFMEL
- a CDS encoding hypothetical protein (encoded by transcript BEWA_037070A) — protein: MPTTIYIHKKCPKGENSGHGTEECPKHHRHYNVSLTNVYNPPEDPKYRVCRRKRNGINIHSLRYGESDLIDADGSKLIGNRRINELSVYYSATYDSDDEEIERPLALRFREYETNTYHWYENKGDPSNTIWNAIPGEEPLYGDGKPTPAFKGRLDHLTCQLHNLYSVDIFKGSNYRCPVCHSEDTKVTVYRESFANGYTKYKHEYKTKPDSVKYNNAILKYRDPEDDNGESTNEYKLIPLSEHIHNLFVYYWDQDREHKRPLLMEVGVFGTMPVSLGNDGKPYNREWTTIGDHEPGEPVSADTLHEQKCRLFRPVDINISEKGPYANKYCEERSSKRGGCPQTIEVTNYPISSLKNYTAKKHTYGGEGDNKNFTVTDFKGGPKVPFPIFDVTEVVVFLTECNQPLLVYVKSSDDGKTHKWYSRAKKDNGANRWEENTELKGRDPHEVSKDDTLKTALEGIKSGLELGCSDEQKQKLNKAKAQPPPVAKVRATAKECTIEKLLEKAVGDIVSLLDDSAALGTFGLGAALAFSDALLTSKGSKDIGEKEPETPPFAEKLRSQAESSEERESENGSRGIGGHASREAKSTTRGDSYPGPLSPPPPIPPTPSVTYSETYIEEHGNTIKHNMYGNFVEEYYNTVEPNLHGYSPAFEIDETDPPVTTVEINEKAEVIVPIDVSYPPKTVSTPPGLEDPFAGHAPKGYSIPPDHQEHADSTSTGDIEQRKTPKEAGGEQDGEPQSQV